A part of Scylla paramamosain isolate STU-SP2022 chromosome 24, ASM3559412v1, whole genome shotgun sequence genomic DNA contains:
- the LOC135112904 gene encoding uncharacterized protein LOC135112904, which translates to MTGRSREVADVMKRRNINILCVQETRWRGNKARDVGDEYKLFYIGAKKEEKGGVGVVLNAVWKKHIVNVNRCSDRVMSIELMYRKVTVNIISAYAPQVCCSIEEKEDFWEQM; encoded by the coding sequence ATGACGGGAAGGAGTAGAGAAGTAGCGGatgtgatgaagaggagaaatattAACATCCTTTGTGTCCAGGAGACCAGATGGCGAGGTAACAAGGCCAGAGATGTGGGAGATGAGTACAAGCTCTTTTACATTggagcaaagaaggaagaaaaaggaggtgtGGGAGTGGTATTGAATGCTGTGTGGAAGAAACACATTGTGAATGTAAACAGGTGTAGTGACAGAGTAATGAGCATTGAGCTAATGTATAGAAAAGTCACAGTTAACATCATCAGTGCCTACGCACCACAAGTCTGCTGTAGcattgaggagaaagaggattttTGGGAACAGATGTGA